ATACACATCCTGCACGCTCCAACCGAACCACCAAGCCACGTCTGCCGCTGCATTCAAGAGTCGAGCGTCGGCTTCCTGCCTACTCAGCGGAGGCTGATTCGGATTTACCTTCTTGCGAGCGGCGAAACCAGTCTTGCACCTGTTTGTAATCGGCCAAATCAAGCTCGTCCAAGTCTTCAGGCACCAAGCCTGAAATACGTGCCATAATCGCCAACTCTTGCTCGGCATCGGTCGCAAGACCGGCAACAGCACGGATATCGCCCACTTTCGGGCGTCGCAGGGTCAGTTTCTCCAACATTTCGCCGGTAGCCAAACGCACCGGATATTTCAGTTTGATTTCCTTGCTGACACCCAATTGCTCCTGCATCTGTTTTGCCTCATTCATTTTTGCAATCCTTTTTCAAAAAAAACGGCCTGTGGGCACGGCCAAAAAAGAAACCCACCTTTAACTTGTCGAAAGGTGGGTCTAGTTTAAAAGTAAGCCGCTTAGATGGAATCTAAACGGCTTTAGCATTTTCAGACGGCCTATGCGCCGATGTTTTTACGCATCTGAGTCAGCACGTCTTCGCCGTTCACGCGGTAGATGTTTTTCAACGCGTTGTAGTACAACACTTCGCGCCCGTCAACCACTTGGCGGATTTCCGTAGCCTGATAAGTGGTGCTGTGTTCGGATTTTTCCTTGTGTTTGAAGTTGCCCAAACCCATTTTGCTCATGGTCGCCGTAATCGTGGTGACCACCGACACCTCCTTAACCAAACCTCGTGCATCGTGAATCTGCTGGTTGGCACGAATCATCAGCTGGGCGGCGCGGAAGGGGTGGTAGG
Above is a genomic segment from Neisseria weaveri containing:
- a CDS encoding phage tail assembly protein, whose amino-acid sequence is MNEAKQMQEQLGVSKEIKLKYPVRLATGEMLEKLTLRRPKVGDIRAVAGLATDAEQELAIMARISGLVPEDLDELDLADYKQVQDWFRRSQEGKSESASAE
- a CDS encoding phage major tail tube protein, producing the protein MSNYIRAIYNANVYIDGNNHLGKASEVKLPDFEITQDEFKGLGLWGTVKLPSGAEAMEGEITWNSLYPDVAAKAYHPFRAAQLMIRANQQIHDARGLVKEVSVVTTITATMSKMGLGNFKHKEKSEHSTTYQATEIRQVVDGREVLYYNALKNIYRVNGEDVLTQMRKNIGA